A part of Jiangella alba genomic DNA contains:
- a CDS encoding GntR family transcriptional regulator, whose amino-acid sequence MATGYRELADMLRAAILQGDYPEGSTLPKQDELAAEHDVNVKTVRNAVSLLAAEGLVTPVRRRGTVVRIRPPMQRLGAERYAKSKWKFGNLVAFAADREASGRPWKWTDQTQTVRQVPADQETATALSVPVGSTVYERARLVKDDGTPTHTLASYYRPEDVEGTPIVDPTPGPAGRGGGFAVLTLQGLEPHEIAETFYARMPTPDERETLELPAGEPVMILQRHTTTESGKVVEFARGVHSASRFSWSYTFKIPD is encoded by the coding sequence ATGGCCACCGGCTACCGCGAGCTGGCAGACATGCTCCGAGCGGCGATCTTGCAGGGTGACTATCCCGAGGGCTCGACGCTGCCCAAGCAGGACGAGCTAGCCGCCGAGCACGACGTCAACGTGAAGACGGTCCGTAACGCCGTCTCACTTCTGGCTGCGGAAGGACTGGTGACGCCTGTCCGCCGGCGCGGCACCGTCGTTCGCATCCGGCCTCCGATGCAGCGCCTCGGCGCGGAGCGGTACGCCAAGAGCAAGTGGAAGTTCGGCAACCTCGTCGCCTTCGCTGCCGACCGTGAGGCGTCGGGCCGGCCGTGGAAATGGACCGATCAGACACAGACGGTCCGGCAGGTCCCTGCCGACCAGGAGACTGCAACCGCCCTGTCCGTGCCGGTCGGGTCGACGGTCTACGAGCGCGCAAGGCTCGTGAAGGACGACGGGACGCCCACCCACACTCTCGCCAGCTACTACCGGCCCGAGGACGTCGAGGGAACGCCCATCGTCGACCCGACGCCCGGACCCGCCGGCCGAGGCGGTGGATTCGCCGTCCTGACATTGCAGGGCCTGGAGCCGCACGAGATCGCCGAGACCTTCTACGCTCGCATGCCCACGCCGGACGAACGCGAGACGCTGGAGCTGCCGGCCGGCGAGCCGGTCATGATCCTTCAACGCCACACCACCACCGAGAGTGGCAAGGTGGTCGAGTTCGCACGCGGCGTGCACTCGGCGTCGCGGTTCTCCTGGAGCTACACGTTCAAGATCCCCGACTAA
- a CDS encoding YdcF family protein: MSADRPGLPDHVLADAQILWDYHQLHHELRPTDVGIGLGSHDPGVPDHTADLYHRGMFPLIVFTGANAPTTIDLYPDGEAVHYARRAVELGVPADAILIEPRATNTAENLIFTRQLLAEHGITPQAVTLITRPYQQRRAYATCRKQWPDVDVICSSQPQTFRNYLDTINDDDRVINMLVGDTQRITLYAERAYALPQPIPASIQRAYEHLIRLGFDSRLVT; this comes from the coding sequence ATGAGCGCTGACCGACCTGGACTGCCCGACCACGTCCTGGCGGACGCGCAAATCCTCTGGGACTACCACCAGCTGCACCACGAGCTGCGCCCCACCGACGTCGGCATCGGCCTCGGCAGCCACGACCCCGGAGTGCCCGACCACACCGCCGACCTCTACCACCGCGGCATGTTCCCGCTCATCGTGTTCACCGGCGCCAACGCCCCCACCACTATCGACCTGTACCCCGACGGCGAAGCCGTCCACTACGCCCGACGAGCCGTCGAACTCGGCGTCCCGGCCGACGCGATCCTGATCGAGCCACGAGCCACGAACACCGCCGAGAACTTAATCTTCACTCGCCAGCTACTCGCCGAGCACGGCATCACGCCACAGGCGGTCACGCTCATCACCCGGCCCTACCAACAGCGCCGCGCCTACGCCACCTGCCGCAAGCAATGGCCCGACGTCGACGTCATCTGCTCATCCCAACCGCAGACCTTCCGCAACTACCTCGACACCATCAACGACGACGACCGCGTCATCAACATGCTCGTCGGCGACACCCAACGCATCACCCTCTACGCCGAACGCGCCTACGCCCTTCCGCAGCCCATACCCGCATCGATCCAGCGCGCGTACGAGCACTTAATTCGCCTAGGATTCGACTCCCGCTTAGTGACCTAG
- a CDS encoding serine/threonine protein kinase, giving the protein MGVSMGLPKHWPRVAGGALNESGQAWVYEVSRRGEAGRSYALKRLKNPARRERFRREVETMARLADHALPVPPIVDQDLAIERPWFVMPWYTEGSLQKFVGPEAEALGVKDGIDLVRDVAAALRALHERGYAHRDVKPSNILLDGRKPLLADFGLCLKIEESVRLTAPAEAIGSRLYIAPENESGIADGIDQRPADFYAWAKFAWAILAATNPPAREAQIERRYRIESVTGVPLLVGLNELFAQLLDTDPRARLADWSVVLHELDTISKMLSGASELPAHQDRQDLAEALAVASRLAERRSADARRAEADRTRRLRARVDDIGTMMHRSLDELLHGDLMRLSEASGGELGIDVSSAGSPMSQLIDSGDVDFLQDRKVEPFSLAANSPALVAIAWRSAPGSHLDSHVYLGIYLIADGDRVSFVRLPVIYGRGEQAIRVRELIPGTIAEDGPYPLELASAEAAALAFTQATAVVGRRLVTRFMEFVDADSDPFDLDHW; this is encoded by the coding sequence ATGGGGGTTTCCATGGGGCTGCCAAAGCACTGGCCGAGAGTCGCCGGAGGTGCGCTGAACGAGTCTGGCCAGGCGTGGGTCTATGAGGTCTCAAGGCGTGGGGAAGCCGGACGTAGCTACGCGCTGAAGCGCCTCAAGAACCCCGCCCGGCGCGAGCGCTTCAGACGCGAAGTCGAGACGATGGCTAGGCTCGCGGATCACGCCTTGCCTGTGCCGCCCATAGTCGATCAAGACCTGGCGATCGAGCGGCCGTGGTTTGTGATGCCGTGGTACACGGAGGGCTCGTTGCAGAAATTCGTCGGGCCGGAAGCCGAAGCGCTAGGTGTAAAAGATGGCATCGACCTCGTCCGCGATGTGGCCGCGGCCCTTCGTGCCTTGCACGAGCGAGGCTACGCGCATCGTGACGTAAAGCCATCGAATATTCTGCTTGACGGTCGCAAGCCGCTCTTGGCGGACTTTGGGCTTTGCCTGAAAATCGAGGAGAGCGTTCGGTTAACAGCGCCCGCCGAGGCGATTGGTTCACGGCTTTACATAGCACCCGAGAACGAATCGGGAATCGCCGATGGGATTGATCAGCGACCTGCTGACTTCTATGCATGGGCGAAGTTCGCCTGGGCGATTCTCGCGGCCACGAATCCACCGGCTCGTGAGGCGCAGATTGAACGGCGATATCGGATCGAGAGCGTGACTGGAGTGCCGCTGTTAGTGGGTTTGAATGAGCTATTCGCGCAGCTGTTAGATACCGATCCTCGCGCCCGGCTCGCCGATTGGTCCGTCGTTCTGCATGAGCTGGATACTATTTCCAAAATGCTTTCTGGGGCCTCGGAACTGCCAGCGCATCAGGATCGACAGGACCTTGCCGAGGCTTTGGCCGTGGCCTCACGCTTAGCTGAGCGCCGCAGCGCAGATGCTCGCCGTGCCGAAGCGGATCGAACGAGGAGACTGCGGGCGCGCGTCGATGATATCGGAACCATGATGCACCGCAGTCTAGATGAGCTCCTGCACGGCGATTTGATGCGCCTCAGCGAGGCAAGTGGCGGTGAGCTTGGTATCGACGTTTCTAGCGCTGGGTCCCCAATGTCGCAACTAATCGACTCGGGTGACGTCGACTTCTTGCAAGATCGGAAGGTTGAGCCGTTCAGTCTGGCGGCTAATTCGCCCGCTCTTGTGGCGATAGCTTGGCGGAGTGCGCCTGGATCACACCTAGACTCGCATGTCTATCTCGGAATCTATCTTATTGCTGATGGCGATCGAGTTTCTTTCGTGAGACTGCCTGTGATCTATGGTCGTGGAGAGCAGGCGATTCGGGTCCGGGAGTTGATCCCGGGGACGATTGCTGAAGATGGGCCGTACCCCTTGGAGCTCGCTAGCGCCGAGGCCGCCGCCCTTGCCTTCACGCAAGCGACCGCCGTTGTGGGGCGCCGGTTGGTTACGCGGTTTATGGAATTTGTAGATGCGGACTCTGATCCGTTTGACCTTGATCACTGGTAG
- a CDS encoding XRE family transcriptional regulator yields MIFGERVRQLREMHGLTQLGLVDRMPDLTQSQLSRIEKGLSQPDGETTALLAATLGVTVDFFTRDPTPELAGHSPQLRSRSRLTQRSKASALQWARLIHEEHKRMRAHGSAIPVRLESAYGLSPQEAARAMREIMGFTPNQPLPYLVLAIERTGVTILGLPLAENSLDAFCAWYEKEPLIGLLDGVPGDRLRFSVAHELGHLLLHKDRAAGRDIEAEADLFAAELLTPLHALAGEMPKRLTLSGLAMLKTRWGVSIKSLVRRARELGVIDQERATGLYRQISARGWNRAEPGHVPREKPRSLRKLMEIAYGPALQIETFSAAAGWSYELATAVLSQHATSEELPFESPAPRRLPSNVVDFNQARRRA; encoded by the coding sequence GTGATCTTCGGCGAGCGAGTTAGGCAGTTGCGCGAGATGCACGGCCTAACACAACTTGGGCTCGTCGACAGGATGCCCGACCTGACGCAGTCGCAGCTTTCGAGGATTGAAAAGGGCCTAAGCCAGCCTGACGGCGAGACAACTGCACTCCTGGCGGCAACGCTGGGCGTCACCGTTGATTTCTTTACTCGCGACCCAACGCCTGAATTAGCAGGTCACTCGCCGCAACTTAGATCCCGTAGCCGACTCACCCAACGGTCGAAGGCTTCGGCGCTCCAATGGGCACGGCTCATTCATGAGGAACATAAGCGCATGCGCGCACACGGAAGCGCAATTCCGGTACGCCTAGAGTCAGCGTACGGACTGTCTCCACAGGAAGCTGCGCGCGCGATGCGGGAGATAATGGGATTCACGCCTAATCAACCACTTCCTTATCTTGTTCTTGCAATCGAACGAACCGGGGTTACGATCCTAGGCTTGCCGCTCGCCGAGAATTCACTCGATGCTTTCTGCGCCTGGTACGAGAAGGAACCCCTAATCGGGCTCTTGGACGGTGTCCCTGGTGACCGCCTCCGTTTTAGCGTGGCCCACGAACTTGGACATTTGCTGTTGCACAAGGACCGGGCGGCGGGAAGAGACATTGAGGCGGAAGCAGATCTATTCGCAGCTGAATTGTTAACGCCTCTTCACGCGCTCGCAGGTGAGATGCCGAAGCGACTGACGCTGAGTGGGCTTGCGATGCTTAAGACCAGGTGGGGCGTCTCGATTAAAAGTCTGGTGCGACGCGCGCGAGAGCTCGGAGTGATTGATCAGGAACGAGCGACGGGGCTCTATCGCCAAATCAGTGCGCGTGGTTGGAACCGCGCAGAACCAGGTCACGTGCCGCGCGAAAAGCCAAGGTCATTGCGTAAACTAATGGAGATCGCATATGGCCCCGCGTTGCAAATTGAGACATTCTCAGCGGCTGCTGGATGGTCATATGAGCTCGCGACTGCGGTGCTCTCGCAGCATGCAACTTCAGAAGAGCTTCCATTCGAGTCGCCAGCCCCAAGAAGGCTTCCATCGAATGTCGTGGACTTCAATCAGGCAAGACGCAGAGCCTGA
- a CDS encoding helix-turn-helix domain-containing protein, with the protein MTQEIETTTDTARWPTWAETRAKLNLDEAAVAQARAELEAEEAAYRLAEIRREQHRTQTDVARDMGVSQKRVSEIERGDLTRTEVDTISRYVAALGGRIRIVADFPGHSITVR; encoded by the coding sequence ATGACTCAGGAGATCGAGACCACGACCGATACTGCGCGCTGGCCGACGTGGGCGGAGACCCGCGCGAAGCTGAACCTCGACGAGGCCGCCGTTGCTCAGGCCCGTGCCGAACTGGAGGCGGAAGAGGCCGCGTACCGCCTGGCGGAGATCCGGCGCGAGCAGCACCGCACCCAGACCGACGTCGCTCGCGACATGGGCGTCAGCCAGAAGCGCGTCAGCGAGATCGAACGCGGCGATCTCACCCGCACCGAGGTCGACACCATCAGCCGCTACGTCGCAGCCCTCGGCGGCCGCATCCGCATCGTCGCTGACTTCCCGGGCCACAGCATCACCGTGCGCTGA
- a CDS encoding type II toxin-antitoxin system RelE/ParE family toxin has protein sequence MDAWVIHEHPDVARWLEGLTGTTAVTVAAALDRLAEDGPALGRPTVDSIKGSRHHNMKELRARTVRILFVFDPRRAAILLVAGDKRGEWERWYKASIPLADDRYDEWLTMLDEGKA, from the coding sequence ATGGATGCCTGGGTGATTCACGAACACCCTGACGTCGCCAGATGGTTGGAGGGCCTGACTGGAACGACCGCGGTGACTGTCGCCGCAGCTCTTGACCGCCTGGCTGAGGACGGGCCGGCGCTGGGTAGGCCGACGGTGGACAGCATCAAGGGCAGCCGGCACCACAACATGAAGGAGCTGCGTGCGCGCACGGTACGGATCTTGTTCGTGTTCGATCCACGGCGCGCCGCCATCCTCCTGGTGGCTGGCGACAAGCGAGGTGAGTGGGAACGCTGGTACAAGGCGTCCATCCCGCTCGCAGACGACCGATACGACGAGTGGCTGACCATGCTCGACGAGGGCAAGGCATAG